The following are encoded in a window of Clostridium thermarum genomic DNA:
- the gap gene encoding type I glyceraldehyde-3-phosphate dehydrogenase, whose product MVKVGINGFGRIGRLAFRAALENAEVDVKGINDPFIDLDYMVYMLTYDSVHGKFQGTVSVDHETNSLIVNGKAIKVFAEKDPSNINWASAEAEYILECTGVFTTVEKASAHFKGGAKKVVISAPSADAPMFVMGVNHDKYTKDMTVISNASCTTNCLAPLAKVIHEKFGIVEGLMTTVHSTTATQKTVDGPSNKDWRGGRAAAANIIPSSTGAAKAVGKVIPDLNGKLTGMAFRVPTIDVSVVDLTCRLEKAATYEEIKAAVKAASENELAGILGYTEDAVVSTDFIHDKRTSIFDADAGIALNPNFVKLVAWYDNEWGYSNKLVDLTVHAAKVDAQ is encoded by the coding sequence ATGGTTAAAGTAGGTATTAATGGTTTTGGTAGAATAGGACGTCTTGCTTTCAGAGCGGCCTTAGAAAACGCAGAAGTTGATGTAAAGGGTATTAACGACCCATTCATCGATTTGGATTACATGGTTTATATGTTAACTTATGATTCAGTTCATGGAAAGTTCCAAGGAACAGTTAGTGTAGACCATGAAACTAATTCCTTAATCGTTAATGGAAAAGCAATAAAGGTATTCGCAGAAAAAGATCCTTCAAACATAAACTGGGCTTCAGCAGAAGCAGAATACATTCTTGAATGTACAGGTGTATTCACTACAGTAGAAAAGGCTTCAGCACACTTCAAAGGTGGCGCTAAGAAGGTTGTTATATCAGCTCCTTCAGCAGATGCTCCAATGTTCGTTATGGGTGTTAACCACGACAAGTATACAAAGGACATGACAGTTATTTCAAACGCTTCATGTACTACAAACTGTCTTGCACCTTTAGCAAAGGTTATACATGAAAAGTTCGGAATAGTTGAAGGTTTAATGACAACTGTTCACTCAACTACAGCTACTCAAAAGACTGTTGACGGTCCTTCAAACAAAGACTGGAGAGGCGGAAGAGCTGCTGCTGCTAACATAATTCCTTCCTCAACAGGAGCTGCTAAGGCTGTTGGTAAGGTTATACCTGATTTAAACGGAAAATTAACTGGTATGGCCTTCAGAGTACCAACAATAGATGTATCTGTTGTTGACTTAACTTGCAGACTTGAAAAGGCTGCTACTTATGAAGAAATAAAGGCTGCTGTTAAGGCTGCTTCAGAAAATGAATTAGCTGGAATACTTGGATACACTGAAGATGCAGTTGTTTCAACTGACTTCATCCATGACAAGAGAACTTCTATATTCGACGCTGATGCAGGTATTGCATTAAATCCAAACTTTGTTAAGTTAGTTGCTTGGTATGACAACGAATGGGGTTATTCCAACAAGTTGGTAGACTTAACAGTTCATGCTGCTAAGGTGGACGCACAATAA
- a CDS encoding N-acetylmuramoyl-L-alanine amidase family protein, with amino-acid sequence MRKRVKKPFRFITSIFLFAIILFSIGKFIVNLVSPEKAAEEKSVIKETLSNNLMVGKSIEIKENGNISKEENSHFKKYVIELMNREDYIDDDQNESYIYIFLKDPNSHKLDQGSFQEQDEDIFLAEVEGKDALVVKKNFENNNFVFLNELTSSLIVLVSKEKEPFKNSAVIDPGHGGVDPGTEAYDKSFVEKDINLKISKEMRQELIFNGIEVSLSRDDDTLNKLSDVVDYTKSKDPDVFVSIHINSYDESSKYNGLSAYYSKENAVSTESMALAKAIQKHIISTDGWNDRQVKEEAFYVIKHNPMPAVLVECGFASNPEDVARLNNNEVLNNLAKNISKGIIEFLSRKSNP; translated from the coding sequence ATGAGAAAAAGAGTTAAAAAACCTTTTAGATTCATTACTTCAATATTTTTATTTGCCATTATTCTTTTTTCTATCGGTAAGTTTATAGTCAATCTGGTTTCACCTGAAAAAGCAGCAGAGGAGAAAAGTGTCATTAAGGAAACCCTATCTAATAATCTGATGGTAGGAAAATCTATTGAGATCAAAGAAAACGGTAATATTTCTAAGGAAGAGAACTCTCATTTCAAAAAATATGTTATTGAATTAATGAATAGAGAGGATTACATTGATGATGATCAAAATGAAAGTTACATTTATATATTTTTAAAAGACCCCAACAGCCATAAGCTAGACCAAGGAAGCTTTCAAGAACAGGATGAGGATATATTTCTTGCTGAGGTTGAAGGTAAAGACGCATTGGTAGTGAAAAAGAACTTCGAGAATAACAATTTTGTATTTTTAAATGAACTAACCAGCTCTTTGATAGTATTGGTAAGCAAGGAAAAGGAGCCTTTTAAAAATTCTGCGGTTATAGACCCTGGACATGGAGGCGTAGACCCTGGTACAGAGGCCTATGACAAAAGCTTTGTGGAAAAGGATATTAACTTAAAAATATCTAAGGAAATGCGGCAGGAGCTTATATTTAATGGAATTGAGGTGTCACTTTCAAGAGATGATGATACTTTAAATAAGCTCTCGGATGTAGTAGATTATACTAAAAGCAAGGATCCGGATGTCTTTGTGTCAATTCATATTAATTCCTATGACGAAAGCAGTAAGTATAACGGTTTAAGCGCCTATTATTCTAAGGAAAATGCAGTATCCACAGAAAGTATGGCCTTGGCAAAAGCTATTCAAAAACATATCATAAGTACAGATGGTTGGAATGACAGACAAGTCAAAGAAGAGGCCTTCTATGTGATTAAACATAATCCAATGCCGGCGGTGTTGGTAGAGTGTGGATTTGCATCAAATCCGGAAGACGTGGCCAGACTTAATAATAATGAAGTCCTTAATAATTTGGCCAAAAACATTTCTAAAGGAATAATTGAATTCCTAAGCCGAAAAAGCAACCCATAG
- a CDS encoding sugar-binding transcriptional regulator: MDEILKLQQKIVPELIELLEKRYNILRTIYYNQPVGRRILANSVNLGERIVRTEINFLKSVNLIEVSAPGMIVTAEGENIIDKLKGFIHEIKGLSDIEDVIAEKLNVKKVIIVPGNMDEDRTVVKELGRAAANYIKGVIKSGDIIALTGGSTIKEVIDNVPKMHNIYNALVVPARGGMGKQVEIQANTLAANLANKIGGSYKLLHIPDNISDRALDTMLNERDIKDIIENIKNSNVLIYGIGRADEMAKRRGVTPEMIDKLTAIGTVGEAFGCYFNKDGEVVYSTPTVGINSSDIRRINYPVAVAGGSSKAEAILATEKGNKSGVLITDEGAAKEILRLIKEYENSHTNN; the protein is encoded by the coding sequence TTGGATGAGATTTTAAAATTACAGCAAAAGATTGTGCCTGAACTTATTGAGTTACTGGAAAAAAGGTATAATATTTTAAGGACAATATATTATAATCAGCCGGTAGGACGTAGGATTCTGGCCAATAGTGTTAACTTAGGGGAAAGAATAGTAAGAACTGAGATAAATTTTTTAAAATCTGTCAACTTAATAGAGGTCAGTGCCCCAGGGATGATTGTTACAGCTGAAGGAGAGAATATCATTGATAAACTGAAAGGCTTCATTCATGAAATAAAAGGTTTGTCTGATATAGAAGACGTAATAGCAGAAAAGCTTAATGTTAAAAAGGTAATTATCGTTCCGGGTAATATGGATGAAGACAGAACTGTTGTAAAGGAATTAGGCAGAGCTGCGGCCAACTATATTAAGGGTGTTATCAAAAGTGGTGACATTATAGCTCTTACCGGTGGCAGCACTATTAAAGAAGTAATAGACAATGTACCCAAAATGCACAATATTTATAATGCACTGGTAGTACCTGCCCGAGGAGGTATGGGAAAACAAGTGGAAATTCAAGCTAATACTCTTGCTGCCAATCTTGCAAATAAGATAGGCGGAAGTTATAAGCTGTTACATATTCCGGATAACATAAGTGATAGGGCTCTGGATACTATGTTAAACGAAAGGGACATAAAGGATATTATTGAAAATATTAAAAATTCTAATGTACTGATTTATGGTATTGGCAGAGCAGATGAAATGGCTAAAAGAAGAGGCGTAACTCCAGAAATGATAGATAAGTTAACAGCTATTGGAACTGTTGGAGAAGCTTTTGGATGTTATTTTAACAAAGATGGTGAAGTGGTATATTCTACACCAACTGTAGGTATAAACAGTTCTGATATTAGGAGAATTAACTATCCTGTTGCCGTAGCCGGTGGAAGCAGTAAAGCAGAGGCAATATTGGCCACTGAAAAAGGCAATAAGTCAGGGGTGCTTATTACAGATGAGGGTGCTGCTAAGGAAATATTAAGATTAATAAAAGAATATGAAAATTCACATACTAACAATTAG
- a CDS encoding tRNA (cytidine(34)-2'-O)-methyltransferase, with protein sequence MNLNIVLFQPEIPQNTGNIGRTCVLTDSTLHLIKPLGFSIDDRQVKRSGLDYWPYLKLEIHESYEELRAKYKDATFYFATTKGKKYYNEVNFKQGDFIVFGRESSGLPDYIRNDNAENLIKLPMLQTSTRSLNLSNSVAIIAYEALRQMDFPNMK encoded by the coding sequence GTGAACTTAAATATTGTTTTGTTTCAGCCGGAGATACCACAAAATACCGGTAATATAGGCAGAACCTGCGTTTTGACAGATTCTACTTTACATCTGATAAAGCCCTTAGGTTTTAGTATAGATGACAGGCAAGTAAAACGTTCAGGCCTTGATTATTGGCCGTACTTAAAGCTAGAGATACATGAATCATATGAAGAACTCCGAGCAAAGTATAAGGATGCTACCTTCTACTTTGCAACAACGAAGGGGAAAAAGTACTATAATGAGGTAAACTTTAAACAAGGTGACTTTATTGTTTTTGGAAGAGAATCATCAGGATTACCTGACTATATTAGAAATGATAATGCAGAAAATTTAATTAAGCTTCCAATGCTTCAAACCAGTACCAGATCATTAAACTTGTCTAATTCTGTTGCTATTATAGCTTATGAGGCTTTGAGGCAAATGGATTTTCCAAATATGAAATAA
- a CDS encoding DegV family protein gives MNTIIITDSTCDLTLEYVQENADMLDIIGMPVNIEGYEYFDDFGKTLSHDEFYSKLRLGIMPSTAQINTFRFSEIFKKHYQKGKSIIYIGFTSGMSGTFNNAVMAAEELIKEHPDADITVIDTLSASIGQGVLVVEAVDMLRNGKSKEEIVRWVEDNKLKSNHWFAVDDLNFLKKGGRISAATAVVGTALNIKPILTVDNSGKLVSYTNVRGRKKSIRFLAEKFHEHIRNCSVTTVIIGHGDCLEDAYMLKEYILEECMPKKLIVSQLSATIASHVGPNMIAVAFVGDDREVK, from the coding sequence TTGAACACTATAATAATTACAGATTCTACTTGTGATCTTACATTAGAATATGTGCAAGAAAATGCCGATATGCTTGACATAATAGGAATGCCCGTTAACATTGAGGGCTATGAGTATTTTGACGACTTTGGGAAAACCTTGTCTCATGATGAATTTTATTCAAAATTAAGATTAGGTATAATGCCTTCTACGGCTCAGATTAATACATTTAGATTTTCAGAAATATTCAAAAAGCATTATCAAAAAGGAAAGTCAATAATTTATATAGGGTTTACTTCTGGTATGAGCGGAACATTTAACAATGCGGTTATGGCTGCTGAGGAACTGATAAAGGAACATCCTGACGCAGATATTACCGTAATAGATACTCTTTCAGCTTCTATTGGCCAAGGTGTATTGGTAGTAGAGGCTGTTGATATGCTTAGAAATGGCAAAAGCAAGGAAGAAATTGTCAGATGGGTTGAAGACAACAAGCTAAAAAGTAATCACTGGTTTGCGGTAGACGATTTGAACTTTTTAAAAAAGGGGGGGAGAATATCAGCAGCAACTGCAGTTGTAGGAACAGCTTTAAACATAAAACCTATTTTGACAGTGGACAATAGTGGGAAACTTGTAAGCTATACGAACGTTAGAGGAAGAAAGAAATCAATCAGATTTCTTGCAGAAAAGTTTCATGAACACATTAGAAACTGTAGTGTCACAACTGTCATCATAGGTCATGGTGATTGTTTAGAAGATGCGTATATGCTGAAGGAGTATATTCTGGAAGAATGCATGCCCAAAAAACTTATTGTGTCACAGCTATCCGCTACAATTGCTTCTCATGTTGGACCCAATATGATAGCTGTAGCTTTTGTTGGAGACGATAGAGAAGTAAAATAA
- a CDS encoding transglutaminase domain-containing protein — translation MEWFKEKKTGILLHYINIMFLFVVADVCYEIENFNYLYVTLLYLGLMVIYWVYNGLLHRKWQRIVVFLLAIICALILAYFYKDKIAEFINDDIIANIDDINNQLLNAEATYFYQFKPVITVILPIVVFILFFFYYNNMTEGVLLLTVAVMIFFWYLEYFDEIKMLIIPFIIIAIVTYMVNNYKKVLLELQKKGIYSSINGTRVIINVIVFALIAGIVVLPLPQDIKGKDELSIFQILENEYGKAQSRGSEAAKSGIFGLQYTGYNNTENRLGGPIRLDNQVAFRVVSDKALYLKGDVRDEYTGYSWEKTTDELTELQKGINPAIDEARNNDIGNIIYPENKLKEIKIFPEKLRSSSFMVPIYTNRIKDYEGEIFINEENSTFVTGSYISKPYTIEYYDVEYKIEMLDYYTVYYGYNDKYSRYLQLPEGITTRTVELVYDLVKDCNNNQEKVEKLRDYLSNNYSYTLDASVLPEGRDFVDYFLFEDPKGYCVYFATALTVMYRIAGIPARYVEGYKMSETSKTGNVYAVTNDTAHAWVEYLVSDDLWAISDCSPTALENNIIIEEEKKQEESTTNPLPNVNPDRPNNAEEIEEADDDKEESDEDKGLDIVYNRSLLYVELTALAVLIMSSYFVVTARKRKKMLKSESVIPLYNYIIKRLKRYNITKRIDETEKEFAAHSEMELKDILKPLTKKVYEEYYGGIKDDKIEKRKIYCDFEKYLRKKDGILTYYLKKLF, via the coding sequence ATGGAATGGTTTAAAGAGAAAAAAACAGGTATTCTGCTGCATTATATAAATATAATGTTTTTATTTGTTGTTGCTGACGTTTGCTATGAAATCGAAAATTTCAATTATCTGTACGTTACCCTTCTGTATTTGGGGCTAATGGTTATTTACTGGGTTTATAACGGCCTGCTCCACAGAAAGTGGCAAAGGATAGTTGTTTTCTTACTAGCAATAATATGTGCCCTTATACTGGCATATTTTTATAAAGATAAAATTGCAGAATTTATCAATGATGATATCATAGCTAATATAGATGATATCAATAATCAACTTCTAAATGCCGAAGCTACTTATTTTTATCAGTTCAAACCGGTAATAACAGTAATTCTGCCCATTGTAGTATTCATACTCTTTTTCTTTTATTACAACAATATGACAGAAGGAGTACTTCTGCTTACCGTGGCTGTAATGATATTCTTTTGGTATCTTGAGTATTTTGATGAGATAAAAATGCTCATCATACCCTTTATAATTATTGCTATAGTTACCTATATGGTAAATAACTATAAAAAGGTGTTATTAGAATTACAAAAGAAGGGCATATATTCATCTATCAATGGAACAAGAGTAATCATTAATGTAATTGTATTTGCTTTAATAGCAGGTATTGTAGTATTGCCATTGCCTCAAGATATAAAAGGGAAAGATGAACTTTCTATTTTTCAGATATTAGAAAATGAGTATGGTAAAGCTCAGAGCAGAGGCAGTGAAGCAGCTAAATCTGGTATTTTTGGCCTGCAATATACTGGTTACAACAATACTGAGAATAGGCTTGGAGGACCTATAAGGCTGGATAATCAAGTTGCATTTAGGGTGGTAAGTGATAAAGCTCTTTATCTTAAGGGAGATGTAAGGGATGAGTATACGGGATATTCATGGGAGAAAACTACTGACGAACTTACGGAATTACAGAAGGGGATTAATCCTGCCATAGATGAAGCAAGGAACAACGATATAGGAAATATAATTTATCCAGAAAATAAATTGAAGGAAATAAAAATTTTTCCTGAGAAATTAAGAAGTTCTTCCTTTATGGTTCCCATCTATACCAACAGGATTAAAGATTACGAAGGTGAAATATTTATTAATGAAGAAAATTCAACATTTGTAACGGGCTCATATATTAGTAAACCTTACACCATAGAGTATTATGATGTGGAATATAAAATTGAAATGCTGGATTATTATACTGTGTACTATGGGTACAATGACAAATACAGTAGATACTTACAACTTCCAGAGGGAATAACAACCAGAACTGTTGAACTTGTATATGATCTTGTTAAAGATTGTAATAACAATCAAGAAAAGGTGGAAAAATTAAGAGACTATCTATCAAACAATTATAGTTACACTTTAGATGCTTCAGTACTTCCTGAGGGAAGAGATTTTGTTGATTATTTTCTTTTTGAGGATCCAAAGGGATATTGTGTTTATTTTGCAACAGCACTGACAGTAATGTATAGAATAGCCGGAATACCGGCACGGTACGTGGAAGGCTACAAAATGAGTGAAACTTCTAAGACTGGCAATGTATATGCAGTAACCAATGATACTGCCCACGCTTGGGTTGAATACCTTGTGTCTGATGATTTGTGGGCAATAAGCGACTGTTCACCTACGGCGTTGGAGAATAACATAATCATTGAAGAGGAAAAAAAGCAAGAGGAAAGTACTACAAATCCTTTACCGAATGTCAACCCCGATAGGCCCAACAATGCTGAGGAAATTGAAGAGGCGGATGATGATAAAGAGGAAAGTGATGAGGATAAAGGCCTTGATATAGTATATAACAGAAGCTTATTGTATGTTGAGCTTACAGCACTTGCAGTATTAATAATGAGTTCATATTTTGTAGTGACTGCAAGGAAGAGGAAAAAAATGTTGAAGAGTGAAAGTGTAATTCCCCTATATAACTATATAATTAAAAGGTTAAAAAGATATAACATAACAAAACGCATTGATGAGACAGAAAAAGAATTTGCTGCTCATAGTGAGATGGAACTTAAAGATATACTTAAGCCACTTACTAAAAAAGTTTACGAAGAATATTATGGAGGTATTAAGGACGATAAAATTGAAAAGCGAAAAATATACTGCGATTTCGAGAAATATCTGAGAAAAAAGGATGGTATACTTACTTACTATCTTAAAAAGTTGTTTTAG
- a CDS encoding DUF58 domain-containing protein, protein MFKIKIKFVILSILFFILAYIEGGPLFYRIFYTFAAVTLLALCVIIFNRRYLNIDIFFEKNIYSSGQAGKFDVVLNNRGILPISYLIVVNSALKEMSSRYNGDAVNIGSFSTKKLRYEVHFRNRGVYDFGNTEARFKDTAAIIESRKNYSTKALVHVYPRIVPVNSSIFQGLNLFNNYRISSSGIDDPYTIRDNRKYREGDSLKRINWKVSAKYNDLYVRNHEIVVGEEFNIFLDMHVSNYRYDSTGVSEEQLIDTCISIVHYLAKMQIVSKLFINSANPRKFDIKEKRDFEQLMDYFLVNKSDSVVPFVQFLRIYKANDPSMNNIAFITSRVDKSLLEFAMRLEEKKKNLIIFFNQVEDIDGVNIVKLRKLGVKVIDVSEIIKYNQQL, encoded by the coding sequence ATGTTCAAGATTAAAATTAAGTTTGTTATATTGTCCATCCTATTTTTTATTTTAGCTTATATTGAAGGTGGCCCTCTCTTCTACAGAATATTTTATACCTTTGCCGCAGTGACTCTATTGGCACTATGCGTTATTATTTTCAACAGAAGATATCTTAACATAGACATATTCTTTGAGAAAAATATATACAGTTCAGGTCAGGCTGGGAAATTTGATGTAGTATTAAATAACAGAGGAATTCTTCCCATTTCTTATCTTATTGTAGTTAATTCCGCACTAAAAGAGATGAGCTCAAGATATAATGGAGACGCCGTGAATATTGGAAGCTTCAGCACAAAGAAACTCAGATATGAGGTTCACTTTAGAAATAGAGGAGTTTATGATTTTGGCAATACAGAAGCTAGGTTCAAAGACACTGCAGCAATTATTGAGAGCCGAAAAAACTATAGTACAAAGGCATTGGTTCATGTTTATCCTAGAATCGTTCCAGTGAATTCAAGTATTTTTCAGGGGTTAAATCTCTTTAATAATTATAGGATAAGTTCCTCCGGTATTGATGATCCCTATACAATACGGGACAATAGGAAATACCGTGAAGGAGACAGTCTTAAACGAATAAATTGGAAAGTTAGCGCTAAGTATAATGATCTATATGTGAGAAACCATGAAATAGTGGTTGGGGAAGAATTTAACATATTTCTTGATATGCATGTTAGCAACTATAGATATGACAGCACAGGTGTTTCAGAAGAACAATTAATAGATACTTGTATCTCTATAGTCCACTACTTAGCGAAGATGCAAATAGTATCCAAGCTTTTCATTAATTCTGCCAATCCAAGAAAATTTGACATAAAGGAGAAAAGAGATTTTGAACAACTAATGGATTATTTTCTCGTAAATAAAAGTGATAGCGTTGTACCATTTGTACAGTTTTTAAGGATATATAAGGCCAATGATCCCTCGATGAACAATATAGCCTTTATAACCTCGAGAGTGGATAAGAGCTTGCTGGAATTTGCTATGAGGCTGGAGGAGAAGAAAAAGAATTTAATTATTTTCTTCAATCAGGTAGAAGATATAGATGGTGTAAACATTGTAAAATTAAGAAAGTTAGGAGTAAAGGTTATAGATGTGTCGGAAATAATTAAGTACAATCAGCAGCTGTAA
- a CDS encoding AAA family ATPase: MKETSETIQGILSNIEQVIVGKRESIVNILKAIIAGGHILIEDVPGVGKTTLVKALAKSINLSYSRIQFTPDLLPSDITGISIFNQKEMQFEFRKGPIFANIVLADEINRTSPKTQSALLEVMEENQVSESVHTYKLDQPFFVLATQNPIEYEGTFTLPEAQLDRFMMKVSIGYPDKVSEAKILSIYRNRKPIEELQPAANSEDILMLQNICRDVMVAEAINNYIVNIADFTRNSAFLNLGMSTRAALALLRVAQATAVIEGRNYVIPEDVKNNAVLVLAHRLTPSAEARAKNLTSEKIISDILKYVPVPRVN; the protein is encoded by the coding sequence ATGAAGGAAACATCAGAAACCATACAGGGGATATTGTCTAACATAGAGCAGGTAATAGTGGGTAAAAGAGAATCTATAGTAAATATTTTAAAAGCCATAATTGCCGGAGGCCATATCTTGATAGAAGATGTACCCGGTGTTGGAAAGACAACTTTAGTTAAGGCCCTTGCAAAATCTATAAATTTATCCTACAGCAGAATCCAATTCACACCTGACTTGCTGCCTTCAGATATTACAGGAATATCAATATTTAATCAAAAAGAAATGCAGTTCGAGTTTAGAAAAGGACCAATTTTTGCAAATATTGTTTTAGCAGATGAAATAAACAGGACCTCACCTAAAACCCAATCAGCGCTGTTGGAGGTAATGGAGGAGAACCAGGTATCTGAAAGCGTTCATACATATAAGTTAGATCAGCCATTTTTTGTACTTGCCACTCAAAATCCTATAGAGTATGAAGGTACTTTTACCCTTCCAGAGGCTCAATTAGACCGATTCATGATGAAGGTATCCATAGGGTATCCGGATAAAGTTTCAGAGGCAAAGATCTTGTCTATATATAGAAATAGGAAACCAATAGAAGAGCTACAACCTGCCGCCAATTCAGAGGATATTTTAATGCTTCAGAATATTTGCAGGGATGTTATGGTGGCAGAAGCCATAAATAACTATATTGTTAACATTGCTGACTTCACCAGAAATTCAGCCTTCTTGAACTTGGGCATGAGCACAAGAGCTGCCTTGGCTCTATTGAGAGTTGCTCAGGCTACAGCTGTGATAGAAGGCAGGAATTATGTTATTCCGGAGGATGTTAAAAATAATGCTGTTTTAGTGCTGGCACACAGATTGACTCCTTCAGCGGAGGCAAGAGCAAAGAATCTTACCAGTGAAAAAATTATTAGCGATATTTTAAAATACGTTCCTGTACCAAGGGTGAACTAA
- a CDS encoding PRD domain-containing protein gives MPQLLHYRPFHRNHEFYKFAEKVCKLTEEELHVRGAKDEVGYLAIYIEKLKVELDKKIIIP, from the coding sequence GTGCCGCAGCTTCTTCATTACCGGCCATTTCACCGCAATCACGAATTCTATAAGTTTGCCGAGAAAGTATGCAAGCTTACAGAAGAAGAACTGCATGTAAGAGGAGCAAAGGATGAAGTTGGTTATTTAGCTATATATATTGAAAAACTAAAAGTGGAGCTTGACAAAAAAATAATAATACCTTGA
- the nagA gene encoding N-acetylglucosamine-6-phosphate deacetylase codes for MLIKNCQVIFLDRVEKADVWVKDGLICKIGKDLKVEDSIYDGEDLFLSPGFIDTHIHGAGGFDTMDGSYDALNSISKAVAVHGTTAFLATTMTCSFDDIKKALSSVKEAVERGTEGALVLGAHLEGPFISPKMIGAQNPKFIAESSIENFMDFAGEYLEYIKEVTIAPEINGSEMLIKFLNEKGIVSSIGHSDATYGEAMKGIDWGISHSTHLFNAMKLLHHREGGVVGAIFDSDITTEIICDGIHVDFPVVRIALKQKSTDKVLLVTDAMMACCMKAGTYSLGGQKVLVDGSSARLESGALAGSVLTQDAAVRNVVKYTSYPLHEIIKMVTYNAARHCNVQHKKGSIKEGFDADLVLFDKDINIKKVFISGREVVL; via the coding sequence ATGTTAATAAAAAATTGTCAAGTTATCTTCTTAGACAGAGTTGAGAAGGCTGATGTTTGGGTAAAGGACGGCCTTATATGCAAAATAGGAAAGGACCTTAAAGTTGAGGACAGTATTTATGATGGAGAAGATCTGTTTCTCTCACCCGGATTTATTGATACACATATACATGGGGCCGGGGGTTTTGATACAATGGATGGTTCCTACGATGCTTTAAATTCCATTTCAAAAGCAGTGGCTGTCCACGGTACTACAGCCTTTTTAGCCACCACTATGACTTGCAGTTTTGATGATATCAAGAAAGCTCTAAGTTCTGTGAAAGAAGCGGTAGAAAGAGGGACAGAGGGGGCTTTGGTTTTAGGAGCGCATTTGGAAGGACCATTTATAAGTCCTAAAATGATTGGAGCACAAAATCCAAAGTTCATCGCTGAATCTTCTATAGAGAACTTTATGGATTTTGCAGGAGAATACTTAGAATATATTAAAGAAGTCACCATTGCTCCTGAAATTAATGGATCAGAAATGCTCATAAAATTTTTGAATGAAAAGGGTATCGTGTCTTCAATTGGTCATTCTGATGCAACTTATGGTGAAGCAATGAAGGGGATTGATTGGGGAATTTCTCATTCTACCCATCTTTTTAATGCAATGAAATTACTTCACCATAGGGAGGGTGGTGTGGTAGGCGCCATATTTGACAGCGACATAACTACTGAAATTATATGTGATGGAATCCATGTGGATTTTCCTGTAGTAAGAATAGCACTTAAGCAAAAATCTACGGATAAAGTTTTACTGGTGACAGACGCTATGATGGCATGCTGCATGAAGGCTGGTACTTACTCTTTAGGGGGACAGAAGGTCCTTGTAGACGGAAGCTCTGCTAGACTTGAGAGTGGAGCCTTAGCTGGATCTGTACTAACTCAGGATGCAGCAGTTAGAAATGTGGTAAAATATACATCCTACCCACTTCATGAAATTATAAAAATGGTTACTTACAATGCTGCAAGACATTGCAATGTTCAACACAAGAAGGGAAGTATAAAGGAAGGCTTTGATGCTGATCTTGTGCTTTTCGATAAAGATATCAATATAAAGAAGGTTTTTATTTCTGGGAGAGAAGTTGTTTTGTAA